In a single window of the Nocardioides massiliensis genome:
- a CDS encoding putative phage holin — protein MTADGIYQALFFITWPAAVAYPVIYIVSAPFWRSRTGRALFVKALGVGLMVTVGCLYFLLGSDYWGRNAIRIGGMALVCVGVWAALIEMLHRLRKRYSAP, from the coding sequence ATGACCGCGGATGGCATCTACCAGGCGCTGTTCTTCATCACCTGGCCCGCGGCGGTCGCGTACCCGGTGATCTACATCGTGTCGGCGCCGTTCTGGCGCTCGCGCACCGGGCGGGCGCTGTTCGTCAAGGCGCTCGGCGTAGGTCTCATGGTCACCGTCGGGTGCCTGTATTTCCTGCTCGGGTCGGACTACTGGGGGCGCAACGCCATCCGCATCGGCGGGATGGCTCTCGTCTGCGTGGGCGTGTGGGCCGCGCTGATCGAGATGCTCCACCGACTCCGCAAGCGCTACTCCGCGCCCTGA
- a CDS encoding DUF7620 family protein, with amino-acid sequence MTLWRRILGRTQEEGEVDQRIKQAEEKLADLERRANRVVPSLERRKRRNHWAETVEMLWEGR; translated from the coding sequence ATGACCCTCTGGCGGCGGATTCTCGGGCGGACGCAGGAGGAGGGCGAGGTCGACCAGCGCATCAAGCAGGCCGAGGAGAAGCTGGCCGACCTCGAGCGGCGCGCCAACCGCGTGGTGCCTTCCCTCGAGCGACGCAAGCGCCGCAACCACTGGGCCGAGACCGTCGAGATGCTTTGGGAGGGTCGATGA